One genomic window of Paenibacillus xylanilyticus includes the following:
- a CDS encoding Na+/H+ antiporter subunit A, whose protein sequence is MSLLHLAVIFPFAMGILLMMLNRFFRRIHMGWPVLIVPVLLFGYFASLIPSVSQRNMISGYVPWIPSLDIGFNLYLDGLSLLLTLLITGIGVLVVFYSIYYMDKKEDLNRFYLYLLMFMGAMLGVVLSDNMIVLYGFWELTSITSFLLIAFHYKRKASTSGAQKSFLITVFGGFAMLAGFMMMYLMTGTFSIRATITEWGQIQDSALFLPALVLILIGAFTKSAQFPFHIWLPDAMEAPTPVSAYLHSATMVKAGLYVIARFTPIFGGEGTWFWLVTGVGLLTLCYGSFLAVKKNDLKAILAYSTISQLGLIMSLLGVGSAALYFGYGESSAVYTVAITAALLHLFNHATFKAALFMVVGIVDHETGTRDIRKLGGLASFMPITFTVALVGALAMAGIPPFNGFLSKELFFQAMVEVTHLRIFGLGSWSILLPVLAWLASVFTLIYALIIVFKTFLGNRRTELPAEKLHEAPVGMLIPPVILGVLVITFGLFPDMLAGSLIEPAMASVLPALLDGNEHFDVHFSLWHGITPELIMTIGVIILGITLYKLLPRWRNVYEHYPQGLTINNMYHIILDNVQHYARKWTEAYMNGSVRNYLVYIFSFTVALLGYAFFRSGENITWNFKGHAPFSFYEAALLVALIAAAVSIPFAKNRLSAVIMTGAVGYLVTLLFVLFRAPDLALTQMIVETVSVALFLLCFYHLPELRRGRSSRRYLSVNMIVAIAVGIVMTFVALAASGTASLESISNFFIQESYDLAGGKNVVNVLLVDFRGFDTILEIMVLGVASLSIYSMINLNLEARDLGARLKFRKKEETKDNDNLDEEADNTKKYGNQERNSSTWDTVPLQSNDVLLQTTTKVVVFIILTFALHLFFAGHHNPGGGFIGGLVTAAALVLIALAFSTDTVRKALPIDFRMLTAIGLVIALLTGAGSFLFGVPFLSQTFGYFELPLLGETELATAMLFDLGVYIAVLGVTMTIILQIGEDR, encoded by the coding sequence TTGAGCCTGCTTCATCTTGCTGTTATTTTCCCTTTTGCCATGGGGATTTTGCTTATGATGCTGAACCGCTTTTTCCGTAGAATACATATGGGGTGGCCGGTTCTTATCGTTCCGGTGCTGTTGTTCGGTTATTTTGCAAGCCTCATACCTTCCGTGTCTCAGCGAAATATGATATCCGGCTATGTGCCCTGGATTCCGTCACTGGACATCGGATTTAATCTATATCTGGATGGCTTAAGTCTGCTGCTAACACTACTTATTACCGGAATCGGGGTTCTGGTAGTGTTTTACTCCATCTACTACATGGACAAAAAAGAAGATTTGAACCGCTTCTATCTGTATTTGCTCATGTTTATGGGGGCCATGCTGGGCGTTGTACTGTCCGATAACATGATTGTATTGTACGGATTCTGGGAACTTACAAGTATCACGTCATTCTTGCTGATCGCGTTTCATTACAAACGCAAGGCTTCCACTTCAGGTGCACAGAAGTCGTTTTTGATAACCGTGTTTGGCGGGTTCGCCATGTTAGCGGGATTTATGATGATGTACTTGATGACTGGAACGTTTAGTATCCGTGCAACCATTACGGAATGGGGACAGATTCAGGATAGTGCATTATTTTTGCCTGCATTGGTGCTGATCCTGATCGGTGCATTTACCAAATCCGCGCAGTTTCCCTTCCACATCTGGCTGCCGGATGCGATGGAAGCTCCAACTCCCGTCAGTGCATATCTGCATTCGGCCACAATGGTTAAGGCTGGCTTGTACGTTATAGCCCGCTTCACGCCCATCTTTGGGGGAGAGGGAACCTGGTTTTGGCTGGTCACTGGCGTAGGTCTTCTGACCTTGTGTTACGGATCGTTCCTTGCTGTGAAAAAGAACGACCTGAAGGCCATTCTCGCCTATTCCACGATCTCACAGCTTGGATTAATCATGTCCCTGCTTGGCGTCGGCTCCGCTGCACTCTACTTCGGATATGGCGAGTCTTCTGCCGTTTATACCGTTGCCATCACAGCGGCCCTGCTTCATCTCTTCAATCACGCAACCTTCAAGGCAGCACTATTTATGGTCGTCGGCATTGTCGATCATGAAACCGGGACCCGCGATATTCGCAAGCTCGGAGGACTGGCTTCCTTTATGCCAATCACGTTCACTGTAGCGCTTGTGGGAGCACTTGCCATGGCGGGTATTCCGCCTTTCAACGGTTTCTTGAGTAAAGAGCTGTTCTTCCAAGCCATGGTTGAAGTGACACATCTGCGCATCTTCGGACTTGGCTCGTGGAGCATCCTGCTGCCTGTACTCGCCTGGCTCGCCAGCGTATTTACTTTAATCTATGCACTGATCATCGTGTTCAAAACGTTCCTCGGTAACCGCCGCACGGAGCTTCCGGCGGAGAAGCTGCATGAAGCGCCGGTTGGTATGCTGATTCCTCCGGTAATCCTCGGTGTACTTGTCATTACATTCGGACTTTTCCCGGATATGCTGGCTGGATCGCTTATTGAGCCTGCAATGGCCTCCGTGCTTCCAGCGCTGCTGGACGGAAACGAGCATTTTGATGTTCACTTCTCCTTATGGCACGGAATCACACCGGAATTAATCATGACCATCGGTGTCATTATTCTGGGTATCACGTTGTATAAACTATTACCTCGCTGGAGAAATGTGTATGAACATTACCCGCAGGGCCTGACCATTAACAATATGTATCACATCATTCTGGATAATGTGCAGCATTATGCCCGCAAATGGACAGAAGCTTACATGAACGGATCTGTCCGCAATTATCTGGTGTACATCTTCTCGTTCACGGTTGCACTGCTTGGATATGCCTTTTTCCGCTCAGGCGAGAATATTACCTGGAATTTCAAAGGGCATGCTCCCTTCTCATTCTATGAAGCAGCCCTGCTTGTCGCCCTGATTGCTGCTGCAGTCTCCATTCCTTTTGCGAAAAACAGACTCTCTGCGGTCATTATGACGGGTGCTGTCGGGTATCTGGTCACATTGCTATTCGTATTGTTCCGTGCACCCGATCTGGCATTGACCCAGATGATCGTGGAGACCGTATCGGTTGCGCTGTTCCTGCTGTGCTTCTACCATCTGCCTGAGCTTCGACGTGGACGGTCCAGCCGCAGGTATCTCAGTGTTAACATGATTGTCGCCATCGCAGTGGGTATTGTAATGACTTTCGTAGCTCTTGCCGCAAGTGGAACAGCCTCGCTGGAGAGCATCTCCAATTTCTTCATTCAGGAGAGCTATGACCTTGCAGGCGGTAAAAACGTCGTCAATGTACTGCTCGTAGACTTCCGGGGATTCGATACGATTCTGGAAATCATGGTGCTGGGGGTAGCCTCACTATCCATCTATTCCATGATTAATCTGAATCTTGAAGCCAGGGATCTTGGAGCGCGATTGAAATTCCGCAAAAAAGAAGAAACCAAAGATAACGATAATCTGGATGAAGAAGCAGATAATACGAAAAAATATGGCAATCAGGAACGCAACTCCTCCACTTGGGATACCGTTCCCTTACAGAGTAACGATGTGCTGCTGCAAACGACAACCAAAGTCGTAGTCTTTATCATTTTGACGTTTGCGCTGCATTTGTTCTTCGCAGGACATCATAACCCCGGCGGCGGTTTCATTGGTGGATTGGTCACAGCCGCTGCTCTGGTTTTGATTGCTCTTGCATTCAGTACCGATACGGTACGCAAGGCGCTGCCCATTGATTTTCGTATGTTGACGGCCATTGGATTAGTTATTGCCCTGTTGACGGGGGCCGGCTCCTTTTTATTTGGGGTTCCCTTCCTCAGCCAGACCTTCGGTTATTTCGAACTTCCTTTGCTGGGAGAGACCGAGCTTGCTACCGCGATGCTGTTCGATCTCGGCGTGTATATCGCTGTCCTTGGTGTCACCATGACCATCATTCTACAGATCGGGGAGGATCGCTGA
- a CDS encoding diguanylate cyclase domain-containing protein: MSYKLRTILTVTFAILSLLVTLTIGYIFSQKSAVAVETEIGHSLTGTASQTTDKLDRFMWARSGELELLGQMAALKDRFEPAEIQMLLDQLQNSFPSFSWVGFMDPKGKVLASTDGILRGEDLSERPVYQEGIKGKFIGDVHNAVLLANLLPNPTGEPLQFVDISFPLKYKNGEVAGVLAAHLSWEWAKEVEKGVLEPLKYREKDIELFIVSKREHTVLLGPDEWVGKPLNLSEMETAEINKTSWSIEKWADGKEYVTGLAYSQGHLDYPGLGWTVVVRQVKSTAFASVSDMLWFNVWAGLAVTVLFALIGWLVSRLISSPITRLTKVANQLREGDQVQIPENKGIKEIEVLSRSLRGMLTALTNKDSELVFMQNLAHYDQLTGLPNRTALEVYLEESLETESTDHTLTFLYLDLDGFKSVNDTLGHQTGDVLLQKVAQRLMALSHDKGITVRLGGDEFLIVLRSIGANPKEEARAYAHEIIQSLNKPFIIEYERIHIGCSIGGAEYPTNSGNPSEIIRMADEALYESKRSGKNKMTFYVDLNKDQDEQDTQSK, encoded by the coding sequence ATGTCTTACAAACTCAGAACCATACTTACCGTGACCTTCGCTATATTGTCTTTGCTGGTGACATTAACGATCGGTTATATTTTCAGTCAAAAATCAGCAGTCGCTGTTGAAACCGAGATCGGTCATTCACTAACCGGCACGGCTTCTCAAACAACAGACAAGCTGGATCGCTTCATGTGGGCGCGTTCCGGAGAACTGGAACTGCTTGGCCAGATGGCTGCACTTAAAGATCGCTTCGAGCCTGCTGAGATCCAGATGCTGCTGGATCAGCTACAAAATAGCTTTCCCTCATTCTCCTGGGTTGGATTCATGGATCCGAAAGGAAAAGTATTAGCCTCAACGGACGGCATATTGCGCGGTGAAGATTTATCCGAACGGCCTGTGTATCAGGAAGGCATCAAGGGTAAGTTTATTGGAGACGTACATAACGCAGTGCTGCTAGCCAATCTGCTTCCGAATCCAACAGGAGAACCACTGCAATTTGTCGATATCAGCTTTCCTTTGAAATATAAAAATGGTGAGGTTGCAGGTGTACTGGCTGCGCATTTAAGCTGGGAATGGGCTAAAGAAGTGGAGAAGGGCGTTCTGGAGCCTTTGAAATACCGGGAGAAGGACATTGAATTGTTCATTGTAAGCAAGAGAGAGCATACGGTGCTCCTGGGTCCTGACGAATGGGTTGGCAAACCGTTGAACTTGTCCGAAATGGAAACAGCGGAGATCAACAAGACGAGCTGGTCCATAGAGAAGTGGGCTGACGGAAAGGAATATGTTACCGGACTCGCATACAGCCAGGGTCATCTGGATTATCCGGGTCTTGGCTGGACTGTTGTTGTTCGCCAGGTCAAATCAACGGCTTTTGCTTCCGTATCCGACATGTTATGGTTTAACGTGTGGGCTGGGCTTGCCGTTACCGTGTTGTTTGCGCTCATTGGATGGCTGGTTTCTCGCCTAATATCATCACCAATCACCCGATTAACCAAAGTGGCAAACCAACTTCGTGAAGGTGATCAGGTACAGATTCCCGAGAACAAGGGGATTAAGGAAATTGAAGTGTTGTCCCGCTCGCTGAGGGGCATGCTAACTGCGCTTACCAATAAAGACTCGGAACTTGTTTTCATGCAGAATTTGGCCCATTACGACCAACTGACAGGTTTGCCGAACCGGACAGCGCTCGAAGTTTACCTGGAGGAATCACTTGAGACGGAGAGTACGGATCACACATTGACGTTCCTCTATCTGGATTTGGATGGATTCAAAAGTGTGAATGATACCCTTGGACACCAAACCGGAGACGTCCTGCTGCAAAAAGTGGCCCAGCGTCTGATGGCCCTCAGCCACGACAAGGGAATTACGGTTCGTTTGGGCGGCGATGAATTTCTCATTGTACTCCGCTCCATTGGGGCTAATCCCAAAGAAGAGGCAAGAGCATATGCGCATGAGATTATCCAGAGCTTGAATAAACCATTTATCATTGAGTATGAGCGCATCCACATTGGATGCAGTATCGGTGGTGCCGAGTATCCGACAAACAGCGGCAATCCGAGTGAAATTATCCGTATGGCTGATGAAGCCTTGTATGAATCGAAGCGTTCGGGCAAGAATAAAATGACATTCTATGTGGATTTGAACAAGGATCAGGATGAGCAGGATACCCAAAGCAAATAA
- a CDS encoding GGDEF domain-containing protein has protein sequence MKSLSTPSNHIPTEYEFKHSKWIKKMLHAYWVVVITHFVVQIGCFLFLDYDRTPEDFIIHVLIWPTASGVASILIASWIDRRFSALSFYAMSAASTVVAWTIIHVNYDIRIIQAISLLPIFTSVLFFSRKRVWTACLMQTTGYVLVLFDSGYRSYLTSFDMVSIPAFLIVGTYVAQVIVTSGVEVLDDLKDSMLAKQELIVRNAIMTKQSKTDGLTNLYNQSSFKDYYDKAYEYAKSGMSLHLALIDIDDFKSINDTYGHRVGDIILEKVSHVIQENITSSDIAARYGGEEFALLMFEQSFDQAYALVEQIRQKIALMGHLELGGNSITVSVGLKSFNARLTKEKLFEEVDACLYAAKRTGKNKTVTSLDLVEV, from the coding sequence ATGAAGAGTTTGTCTACACCTAGCAACCATATTCCAACAGAATATGAATTCAAGCATTCCAAGTGGATCAAAAAAATGCTTCATGCTTATTGGGTTGTTGTAATCACACATTTCGTTGTTCAGATCGGCTGTTTCCTATTCCTGGACTATGATCGCACTCCTGAGGATTTTATCATTCATGTTCTAATCTGGCCGACAGCCTCAGGTGTTGCTTCCATTTTGATTGCCAGCTGGATTGACCGGCGCTTCAGTGCCCTTTCGTTCTATGCCATGTCAGCAGCCAGCACAGTTGTTGCCTGGACGATCATTCATGTCAATTATGACATTCGAATTATTCAAGCGATCAGTCTGCTGCCCATCTTCACGTCGGTTTTGTTTTTTAGCAGAAAACGGGTTTGGACCGCATGTTTGATGCAAACGACGGGTTATGTTTTGGTTCTGTTTGATTCAGGCTATCGCTCCTATCTGACTTCCTTTGACATGGTCTCCATCCCAGCCTTTCTCATTGTCGGTACATATGTAGCTCAGGTCATTGTCACAAGTGGTGTTGAGGTATTGGATGATCTCAAGGACAGCATGTTGGCCAAGCAGGAACTGATTGTACGAAATGCCATTATGACCAAACAGTCCAAAACGGATGGGCTTACTAATCTGTATAACCAGAGCTCATTCAAAGACTATTACGATAAAGCATATGAGTATGCCAAGAGCGGTATGAGCCTACATTTGGCTCTCATTGATATTGATGATTTCAAATCAATTAATGACACCTATGGACATCGGGTAGGTGATATCATTCTGGAGAAAGTTTCGCACGTCATTCAGGAGAACATCACTTCAAGTGATATTGCAGCCCGTTATGGCGGTGAGGAATTCGCATTGCTTATGTTTGAACAGTCCTTTGATCAGGCTTACGCGCTCGTGGAACAGATTCGTCAGAAAATAGCGTTGATGGGCCATCTGGAACTGGGGGGAAATTCCATCACGGTCAGTGTGGGACTCAAAAGTTTCAATGCCCGTCTGACCAAAGAAAAGCTGTTTGAAGAGGTGGATGCCTGTCTATACGCTGCCAAACGGACCGGTAAAAACAAAACCGTAACTTCCCTTGACCTCGTTGAGGTTTAG